In the Bacteroidota bacterium genome, one interval contains:
- the rfbC gene encoding dTDP-4-dehydrorhamnose 3,5-epimerase, which translates to MKIIKTAIPDLIIIKPKVFEDKRGYFYESFNQQEFKKHGVEFDFVQDNQSLSNKGVLRGLHFQNPPYAQGKLVRVISGTVFDVAVDIRKGSPTYGQWHSVILSEENKLQYWLPPGFAHGFLTLENSTVFSYKCTNLYNKESEGSLRWNDPDLKINWSFYNPNLSEKDIEAPFFKDFKSKFSYNK; encoded by the coding sequence ATGAAAATTATAAAAACAGCAATACCTGACTTAATAATTATTAAACCAAAAGTTTTTGAAGATAAAAGGGGTTATTTCTATGAATCCTTTAATCAGCAAGAGTTTAAAAAGCATGGTGTTGAATTTGATTTTGTTCAAGACAATCAATCACTTTCAAACAAAGGTGTTTTAAGAGGTTTGCATTTTCAAAATCCTCCTTATGCTCAAGGTAAATTAGTAAGAGTAATCAGTGGAACTGTATTTGATGTTGCGGTTGACATTCGTAAAGGCTCACCCACTTACGGACAATGGCATTCGGTAATTTTATCCGAAGAAAACAAACTTCAATATTGGTTGCCTCCCGGATTTGCACATGGTTTTTTAACTTTAGAAAACAGCACTGTTTTTTCATATAAATGTACAAATCTTTACAATAAAGAATCGGAAGGTTCGCTAAGATGGAATGATCCTGATTTAAAAATAAATTGGAGTTTTTACAATCCAAACCTTTCGGAAAAAGATATTGAAGCTCCTTTTTTTAAAGATTTTAAAAGTAAGTTTAGTTACAATAAATGA